A single genomic interval of Mauremys reevesii isolate NIE-2019 linkage group 24, ASM1616193v1, whole genome shotgun sequence harbors:
- the LOC120390394 gene encoding urokinase plasminogen activator surface receptor-like, translated as MESVWGCVLLGALLSQAAALRCYSCDGARSCQETEDCGEQQGRCRTTVLTMIARSEVSTRIQKGCDVAGKPNNSISFLSHGQIVTLAEEQCATDLCNQGAPDALSAFPSTSSLDCLSCSSSDHSCSRPSLMRIRCQDPREQCVDITAISMPEEFPQDERRIKGCGQISQCQEPLGFHNQHSFYLLQCCNSSLCNNDAHDYEESPLPLNGVTCYACEGNSSHGCAPENVASVQCQGPMTHCMEAVGSHELTGPGTVLKGCATPAWCDAPYTSIYKRLAGVQARCCHGNFCNSWNQAGALPPSRRSRAGHRLVAQPALLCGAALLAALVLLPSSS; from the exons CGGCGGCCCTGCGATGTTACTCTTGTGATGGGGCCCGGAGCTGCCAGGAGACGGAGGACtgtggggagcagcagggccGGTGTCGCACGACTGTCCTCACCATGATCGCCC GCTCCGAGGTCTCCACGCGGATCCAGAAGGGCTGCGACGTGGCGGGGAAACCCAACAATTCCATCTCCTTCCTCTCCCACGGGCAGATCGTGACGCTGGCGGAGGAGCAGTGCGCTACCGACCTCTGCAACCAGGGGGCGCCAGACG ccctgagcgccttcccctccacctccagcctggactgcctctcctgctcctcctccgaCCACTCCTGCTCCAGACCCTCCTTGATGCGGATCCGATGCCAGGACCCCCGGGAGCAGTGCGTGGACATCACGGCCATCTCCATGCCCGAAG AGTTTCCCCAGGACGAGCGGCGCATCAAAGGCTGCGGGCAGATCTCTCAGTGCCAGGAGCCCCTGGGCTTCCACAACCAGCACAGCTTCTACCTACTGCAATGCTGCAACTCCAGCCTGTGCAATAACGACGCCCACG ATTACGAGgaatcccccctgcccctgaacGGGGTCACCTGCTATGCCTGCGAAGGGAACTCCAGCCATGGCTGCGCCCCAGAAAACGTCGCCTCGGTGCAGTGCCAGGGGCCCATGACCCACTGCATggaggctgtggggagccacG agctgacGGGCCCGGGCACGGTGCTGAAGGGCTGCGCCACCCCGGCCTGGTGCGATGCCCCCTACACCTCCATCTACAAGCGCCTGGCCGGGGTCCAGGCCCGCTGCTGCCATGGCAACTTCTGCAACAGCTGGAACCAGGCGGGCGCCCTCCCCCCGTCCAGGAGGAGCCGGGCCGGCCACCGGCTCgtggcccagccagccctgctctgcggCGCCGCCCTCCTGGCTGCGCTCGTCCTGCTGCCCAGCAGCTCCTAA